A stretch of Paenibacillus mucilaginosus 3016 DNA encodes these proteins:
- a CDS encoding BlaR1 family beta-lactam sensor/signal transducer has product MILSVLLTGLILSSITAALLMLVKKLFRKQLTAAWHYRLWFLLMIALAIPWVPADVWVAATHPLAPPSSALYDAAASTISGSGDAGAGTAGWLQDFTESVHRSTPDAMDTLASSVWLAGTSVLGLLTLQAWLKIRSMTRTFRSVEHPEVRSLFEQCKQRLKISGTVTAVESPLVKSPMLLGIWRTYVVLPEGFSETYSMEECRYVFLHELSHYKSKDHLTNGLVILFQLLYWYQPLVWIAFRRMRLDRELACDTAVLQLLDEPDYAEYGRALIHLASGLSRPVAYAGASPFTSSKGQIRRRIQWIAAYKAESGRLRRSSLLLFSLVGVLVAGQTQVAAVLGREDDRTYYFASERTVNEDWSAYFGGYEGSFVLYDTQADKYLIHNREQSTWRISPDSTYKIYSALFGLDSGVITGEHSDIPWNGEPSPYEAWNQDQNVYTAIKGSVSWYFRELDRQVGEDRLRAYLKRIGYGNTDLSGGLGRHWLESSLKISPVEQVQLLKALYTNGFGFQPDHIGTVKEAMKLAERDGARLYGKTGTGAVNGREISGWFVGCVESRGNAYFFAAHIQNKDHANGSTAAEMTLSILKDQGIFPAPEASD; this is encoded by the coding sequence ATGATCCTTTCCGTGCTGCTGACAGGCTTAATCCTGTCTTCGATTACGGCAGCCCTATTGATGCTGGTCAAAAAGCTCTTTCGCAAGCAGCTGACGGCAGCATGGCATTATCGCCTGTGGTTTTTGCTGATGATCGCGCTGGCGATCCCCTGGGTGCCCGCGGACGTTTGGGTGGCCGCGACTCATCCGCTGGCCCCCCCGAGCAGTGCCTTGTATGATGCGGCCGCCTCGACGATCAGCGGATCCGGGGACGCAGGGGCCGGAACGGCGGGCTGGCTGCAGGATTTTACCGAATCGGTCCACCGTTCCACTCCTGACGCTATGGATACCCTGGCCTCCAGTGTCTGGCTTGCCGGGACGTCGGTCCTGGGCCTGCTGACGCTGCAGGCTTGGCTGAAGATCCGCAGCATGACCCGAACGTTCCGCAGCGTAGAGCATCCGGAAGTGCGGAGCCTGTTCGAACAGTGCAAACAGAGATTGAAGATCTCCGGTACAGTGACAGCCGTCGAATCGCCGCTGGTGAAGTCCCCGATGCTGCTCGGGATTTGGCGGACCTACGTGGTCCTGCCGGAAGGTTTTTCAGAAACGTATTCGATGGAGGAATGCAGGTATGTGTTCCTGCACGAGCTTAGTCATTACAAGAGCAAAGACCACCTGACGAATGGGCTGGTCATCCTCTTCCAGCTGTTGTACTGGTACCAGCCGCTCGTGTGGATCGCATTCCGCAGGATGAGGCTGGACCGCGAGTTGGCCTGCGACACCGCTGTGCTGCAGCTGCTGGACGAGCCGGATTACGCCGAGTATGGCAGGGCCCTTATCCATTTGGCAAGCGGGCTTTCCCGCCCGGTGGCTTACGCAGGGGCAAGTCCTTTCACCAGCTCCAAGGGGCAGATCCGCAGGCGGATCCAATGGATCGCCGCTTACAAGGCTGAATCCGGACGGTTGAGACGGAGCAGCCTCCTTCTTTTCTCGCTCGTCGGTGTCTTGGTGGCCGGGCAGACGCAGGTCGCCGCTGTGCTGGGCCGGGAGGACGACAGAACCTACTATTTTGCTAGCGAGCGGACGGTGAACGAGGATTGGAGTGCGTATTTCGGCGGGTATGAGGGAAGCTTCGTGCTGTACGATACGCAGGCGGACAAGTACCTGATCCATAACCGGGAGCAGAGCACTTGGAGAATCTCGCCCGATTCCACTTACAAAATCTACAGTGCTTTATTCGGCCTGGATTCGGGCGTTATCACGGGGGAACATTCGGACATTCCATGGAACGGCGAGCCCTCCCCCTATGAAGCGTGGAACCAGGACCAGAACGTGTACACAGCGATCAAAGGGTCGGTGAGCTGGTACTTCAGGGAGCTGGACCGGCAGGTAGGAGAGGACCGGCTGCGGGCATACCTCAAGCGCATAGGGTATGGCAATACGGATCTGTCCGGCGGGCTGGGGCGGCATTGGCTGGAGTCTTCCCTGAAGATCTCGCCGGTGGAGCAGGTGCAGCTGTTGAAAGCATTGTACACCAACGGTTTCGGATTCCAGCCGGACCATATCGGGACCGTCAAAGAGGCCATGAAACTGGCGGAAAGGGATGGGGCCCGGCTGTACGGCAAGACAGGAACAGGCGCGGTCAATGGCAGGGAGATCAGCGGCTGGTTTGTCGGCTGTGTGGAGAGTAGGGGGAATGCCTATTTTTTTGCAGCTCACATCCAGAATAAGGACCACGCGAACGGAAGTACGGCGGCTGAGATGACCTTGTCCATTCTGAAGGATCAGGGGATCTTTCCAGCCCCTGAAGCGTCCGATTGA
- a CDS encoding serine hydrolase, which translates to MMELKMIRCTAAVLAFTLLGGAALPPERSAAGPAAGPLSAAEAERFADTFFGRPEVKEQLAGAVITVVKDDEVLLKKGYGYADVLQKQPVDPEETVFRVASISKVITATAVMQLAEQGKIDLNGDVSPYLGDLQIPNETGTPLTMRDLLTNSTGFEYGDTPATSTTDLTLEIPLRQYVKDYAPAVTRQPGAFFRYDNLGFTIQGYAVEHVSGRPFGEYVRERIFQPLGMVHSEFRLTPQIRERLAVPYSGLGEAITPYATVPTELPGGGMLSTGADMAHFMMAHLGGGSLGTARILKAETVSEMLKPQLAIHPKLPNMAYGFEFSNQQIYNGQYVVEKSGDEEGYHSALWLLPMQKVGVFVAVNKDMELRKELFESFMDRFYPGGESSPAGGTFQPTQPSLERFAGMYGDLRNRMWTTRIRTEEGRLIVRDPLGEHVLYPVEPLLFRDEQGVRAAFKMNGRGEVTAFYSDAKSDSWAQKLPEPQPYTDVGADHPYAGYIGHLRQLGVFPGEKDGGELFHPDRPITRGEFAAWLMGWSGIASSRKEPVFGDTAGSAYREQIQAAYEFGLIDGTDGAAFHPDRPITRQEAAVMTWRLARRYLHAVPKEARLSGKTDAWALEGVRFVAAKGLYGPEAIPDADGSLDYQSKRPMLRKEAAALLSRFADHLL; encoded by the coding sequence ATGATGGAATTGAAAATGATCCGCTGCACGGCCGCTGTCCTGGCCTTCACCCTGCTTGGCGGAGCGGCTCTGCCGCCGGAAAGATCGGCCGCAGGGCCTGCGGCGGGACCGCTGAGCGCAGCCGAAGCGGAGCGGTTTGCCGACACGTTCTTCGGACGGCCCGAAGTCAAGGAGCAGCTGGCCGGCGCGGTCATCACAGTGGTGAAAGACGATGAGGTACTGCTGAAGAAAGGCTACGGCTACGCAGACGTCCTGCAGAAGCAGCCGGTCGATCCGGAGGAGACGGTGTTCCGCGTCGCTTCCATCTCCAAGGTCATTACCGCTACCGCCGTAATGCAGCTGGCCGAGCAGGGGAAGATCGACTTGAACGGGGACGTATCCCCTTACCTTGGAGATCTGCAGATACCCAACGAGACAGGGACGCCGCTGACGATGAGGGATCTGCTTACCAACTCGACCGGATTCGAGTACGGGGATACCCCGGCTACGAGTACGACGGACCTGACCCTTGAAATTCCTCTTCGGCAGTATGTGAAGGACTATGCGCCGGCGGTAACCCGCCAACCGGGTGCCTTCTTCCGGTACGATAACCTCGGCTTCACGATCCAGGGCTATGCGGTCGAGCACGTATCGGGCCGTCCGTTCGGCGAATATGTCCGCGAGCGTATCTTTCAGCCCCTCGGCATGGTGCACTCGGAGTTCAGGCTGACGCCGCAGATCCGGGAGCGGCTGGCCGTGCCGTACAGCGGACTTGGCGAAGCGATAACCCCCTATGCGACGGTACCCACGGAGCTCCCGGGCGGAGGAATGCTGTCCACAGGCGCGGACATGGCGCACTTCATGATGGCCCACTTGGGAGGCGGCAGCCTTGGGACGGCGAGGATTCTGAAGGCCGAAACAGTGTCTGAGATGCTAAAACCACAGCTGGCGATCCATCCCAAGCTGCCCAACATGGCCTACGGATTCGAATTCTCCAATCAGCAGATCTATAACGGACAGTACGTTGTAGAGAAGAGCGGAGACGAGGAAGGGTATCATTCCGCCCTGTGGCTGCTCCCCATGCAGAAGGTCGGCGTGTTCGTCGCGGTCAACAAGGACATGGAGCTCCGCAAAGAGCTGTTTGAATCGTTTATGGACCGATTTTATCCCGGCGGTGAGAGCTCGCCAGCCGGGGGGACGTTCCAACCAACACAGCCGTCACTGGAGCGGTTCGCAGGGATGTACGGTGATCTCCGCAACCGGATGTGGACGACCCGCATTCGCACGGAGGAGGGCAGGCTGATCGTCCGGGATCCGCTTGGCGAGCATGTCCTCTATCCCGTCGAGCCGCTGCTGTTCCGGGACGAGCAGGGGGTTCGGGCCGCTTTCAAGATGAACGGCCGCGGTGAGGTGACGGCCTTCTACTCTGACGCCAAGTCCGACAGCTGGGCCCAAAAGCTGCCCGAGCCGCAGCCCTATACCGATGTGGGAGCGGATCATCCGTATGCGGGCTATATCGGTCATCTGCGGCAGCTTGGGGTGTTCCCAGGTGAGAAAGACGGCGGGGAACTGTTTCATCCCGACAGGCCGATCACCCGGGGAGAGTTCGCCGCTTGGTTGATGGGCTGGTCCGGTATCGCATCCTCTAGGAAAGAACCTGTCTTCGGGGACACAGCCGGCAGTGCATATCGGGAACAGATTCAGGCCGCCTATGAGTTCGGTCTTATCGACGGCACGGATGGCGCGGCCTTCCATCCCGACCGGCCCATCACCAGGCAGGAAGCGGCGGTCATGACCTGGCGGCTGGCTCGCAGGTACCTGCACGCTGTACCGAAGGAAGCGAGACTGAGCGGGAAGACCGATGCCTGGGCGCTGGAGGGAGTCCGTTTTGTGGCGGCCAAAGGGCTATACGGTCCCGAAGCGATCCCGGATGCCGACGGTTCGCTCGATTATCAGTCGAAGCGGCCCATGCTGCGGAAGGAAGCGGCGGCGTTATTGTCACGGTTTGCGGATCACCTGCTTTGA
- a CDS encoding GNAT family N-acetyltransferase, which yields MMTPYPIRLRRPKPEDAAVVCDLVIACDVEDFGSPDFDLGELLDMWSGFDLQHNVWVAENAGGQIVGYAFLEEDSEEKLFSYGFVLPSARGTGVGTALLTAIESRADELASASGRDKRLQNVVPTLREDAQTLLRTRGFVPVRLFKRMSIRLEAAPAAPDLPAGITLAPFLPGVDEQDLYAAYIEAFADHWDFAVPGFDTWAEQIGRPSFRPEWWLIARGRDGDIAGFALGRMREDTLYLNQIGVLRSFRGQGLGLALLQTAFLKAYAAGQPNISLGVDTSNPSGAFRLYEKAGMRAVYEVTVAEKTIQPGSPA from the coding sequence ATGATGACACCTTACCCTATTCGCCTCCGCCGCCCGAAGCCCGAAGATGCCGCGGTCGTCTGCGATCTTGTCATCGCCTGCGACGTGGAGGATTTCGGGTCGCCCGATTTTGATCTTGGCGAGCTGCTCGACATGTGGTCCGGCTTCGATCTCCAGCACAATGTCTGGGTCGCCGAGAACGCCGGGGGCCAGATCGTCGGTTACGCCTTCCTCGAGGAAGACAGCGAAGAGAAGCTGTTCAGCTATGGCTTCGTCCTGCCCTCCGCCCGGGGGACGGGCGTGGGTACGGCCCTTCTCACGGCGATCGAATCCCGCGCCGATGAGCTCGCGTCGGCATCCGGCCGGGATAAGCGCCTCCAGAACGTCGTTCCTACGCTTCGGGAGGACGCTCAAACCCTGCTTCGGACCCGCGGCTTCGTCCCCGTCCGGCTGTTCAAGCGGATGAGCATCCGCCTGGAAGCCGCCCCTGCTGCGCCGGATCTGCCTGCAGGCATTACCCTGGCACCGTTTCTCCCGGGAGTTGACGAACAGGATCTCTACGCTGCGTATATCGAAGCCTTCGCCGACCATTGGGACTTCGCCGTTCCCGGTTTTGACACTTGGGCGGAGCAGATCGGCCGCCCCTCCTTCCGTCCCGAATGGTGGCTTATCGCCCGCGGGCGCGATGGTGACATTGCCGGCTTTGCGCTCGGCCGGATGCGAGAGGATACGCTGTACCTCAACCAGATCGGTGTCCTCCGTTCCTTCCGAGGTCAAGGACTCGGCCTGGCTCTGCTGCAGACCGCCTTCCTCAAGGCCTATGCCGCCGGACAGCCGAATATCTCCCTCGGCGTGGACACCTCGAACCCGTCCGGCGCCTTCCGGCTGTATGAGAAGGCCGGCATGAGAGCCGTCTATGAGGTTACCGTTGCGGAGAAGACCATCCAGCCGGGCTCTCCGGCTTGA
- a CDS encoding multicopper oxidase family protein — protein MRRLGWKRKIGFAVLGLALLLGAVIGTYFWQIRMQKPYEVNMGGSHHMEEGAAHDHGSVQASAANQVMPGGRSCAAITEDAGNEAVREFRLTAAQTVKELENGTTEQVWAFNGSIPGPEIRVTEGERVRVILDNKDIREGVTVHWHGIVLPCSQDGVAGVTQDAVNPGEQFTYEFIADSPGTYWYHSHQASSEQVKKGLLGPLIVEPKEEAFDYDREMTLLIQELNGVYRMNGSARVLPVEAAPGETLRLRMIQAANETETFSVNGASYRILAMDGHDLNAPGVLDHHKFRMGAGQRYDLLLQMPQNGKVVIASESGLQVILGTGSDPVIRSDHALFTWTDYGVPDPGAPVADLPVDHSHTLTLDQNLFINSINGKSFHEIPPIIVNEGDRVKLTITNIGGGDHPFHLHGHRFQVLSRNGMPLSGSPVYLDTLLTQQDETFEIYVKADNPGLWMMHCHNLMHASMGMSMMLNYEGVTTPYRVGTKSGNLPDL, from the coding sequence ATGCGCAGACTCGGCTGGAAAAGGAAGATCGGCTTTGCCGTGCTGGGCCTGGCTCTATTGCTGGGTGCGGTGATCGGAACCTACTTTTGGCAAATACGAATGCAGAAGCCTTACGAAGTGAATATGGGCGGGTCACATCATATGGAAGAGGGGGCAGCCCATGACCATGGATCTGTGCAAGCCTCGGCGGCGAATCAAGTCATGCCGGGGGGAAGGTCTTGCGCAGCCATAACAGAGGACGCAGGCAATGAGGCTGTCCGTGAGTTTCGGCTCACGGCGGCGCAGACCGTCAAGGAGTTGGAGAACGGCACAACGGAGCAGGTGTGGGCATTCAACGGCTCCATCCCCGGCCCGGAGATTCGAGTGACGGAAGGAGAACGGGTACGCGTCATTTTGGATAATAAGGACATTCGCGAAGGGGTGACCGTTCATTGGCACGGCATTGTGCTTCCTTGCTCCCAGGATGGCGTAGCCGGAGTCACTCAGGATGCGGTTAACCCGGGGGAGCAGTTTACGTATGAATTCATAGCGGATTCTCCCGGAACGTACTGGTACCACTCCCATCAGGCCAGTTCCGAGCAGGTCAAAAAAGGGCTGCTGGGTCCGCTGATTGTGGAGCCGAAGGAAGAGGCATTCGACTATGATCGGGAGATGACCCTCCTCATCCAGGAGCTGAACGGGGTCTATCGGATGAACGGCTCGGCGCGGGTCCTGCCTGTTGAGGCGGCCCCCGGCGAAACGCTCCGGCTGAGGATGATTCAGGCCGCGAACGAAACGGAGACCTTCAGCGTGAACGGGGCCTCTTACCGGATCCTGGCGATGGACGGTCATGATTTGAACGCCCCGGGGGTGCTCGATCATCACAAGTTTCGGATGGGAGCCGGGCAGCGTTATGACCTTCTTCTGCAGATGCCGCAGAACGGCAAGGTTGTCATCGCGAGTGAATCCGGTTTGCAGGTGATTTTGGGGACGGGAAGTGACCCGGTGATCCGTTCTGACCACGCTTTATTCACATGGACGGACTATGGCGTCCCCGACCCGGGTGCTCCTGTCGCGGACCTGCCTGTGGACCATTCCCACACCTTGACGCTGGATCAGAATCTGTTCATCAACTCGATCAACGGCAAGAGCTTTCACGAAATTCCGCCGATTATCGTGAATGAAGGTGACAGGGTAAAGCTCACGATTACGAATATAGGAGGCGGCGATCATCCCTTTCATCTGCACGGCCACAGGTTCCAGGTACTGAGCCGGAATGGCATGCCACTTAGCGGAAGTCCTGTCTATCTCGATACCCTGTTAACCCAGCAGGATGAAACCTTCGAGATCTATGTCAAAGCGGATAATCCGGGGCTGTGGATGATGCACTGTCATAATCTGATGCATGCCTCGATGGGGATGAGCATGATGCTGAATTATGAAGGCGTAACGACGCCTTACAGGGTCGGGACGAAATCCGGGAATTTGCCGGACCTGTAA
- a CDS encoding HAMP domain-containing sensor histidine kinase, with protein sequence MICGLLLGTIFVSLLAADLLMNRVFDTSPDFTKIHIADLYDPAAGSIRRELLEEYGGWIELVNPSGEIVLTQGVKGDNIDSYSREELYAKLDVLRNEESVYYHAYPVKGPQGEPYVLLWKIPEPWWDISLALGIFGVLFVAFLFVALYYYTRFSVRQVKKPIQQIVEGIREMERLNYNKRLEFSAEQEFAEIREAFNAMAQRLQRTSAERDAAETNKRNMLLHLSHDLKTPVTSVFGYSKLLMDNRELEQGQQEKYIRYIHDKSSYMAKLIQDLFELAKLDDPRLKLKKEKVNLPVWFQALVAEFYPDMEARGFVLEAQIEETPLFVLLDQVHMNRVVTNLIGNAMKYNPPGTVLYVSCRKKGDRAEVCIGDSGAGLQEDVRDRLFDEFIRPAGPGKDGTGLGLAICQKIIALHEGTIELEAHADYATLFRISLPCGNFDNGRLQV encoded by the coding sequence ATGATCTGCGGACTGCTCCTCGGAACGATCTTCGTCTCACTCCTGGCCGCCGACCTCCTGATGAACCGGGTATTCGACACCTCGCCGGACTTCACGAAAATTCACATCGCGGACCTGTACGATCCGGCGGCGGGGAGCATTCGCAGGGAGCTGCTGGAGGAATACGGCGGGTGGATCGAGCTTGTGAATCCGTCGGGAGAGATCGTCCTTACCCAAGGCGTCAAAGGGGACAACATCGACAGCTACAGCAGGGAGGAGCTGTACGCGAAGCTGGATGTTCTGCGCAATGAGGAGTCGGTATACTATCATGCATACCCTGTAAAGGGGCCGCAAGGTGAGCCTTATGTGCTCCTGTGGAAGATTCCCGAGCCCTGGTGGGATATTTCGCTGGCGCTCGGGATCTTTGGCGTGCTGTTCGTTGCGTTCCTGTTCGTCGCCCTCTATTATTACACCCGCTTCTCCGTCCGGCAGGTCAAAAAGCCCATCCAGCAGATCGTGGAGGGCATCCGCGAGATGGAGCGGCTCAATTACAACAAGCGGCTCGAGTTCTCGGCGGAGCAGGAATTTGCAGAGATCCGCGAAGCCTTCAACGCTATGGCTCAGCGTCTGCAGCGCACCTCTGCCGAGCGGGATGCGGCGGAGACCAACAAAAGAAACATGCTGCTCCACCTGTCGCACGATCTCAAGACCCCGGTAACCTCCGTCTTCGGATATTCGAAGCTGCTTATGGACAACCGGGAGCTGGAGCAAGGGCAGCAGGAGAAATACATCCGGTATATTCACGACAAATCCTCGTATATGGCTAAGCTGATTCAGGATCTGTTCGAGCTGGCGAAGCTGGATGATCCCCGGCTGAAGCTCAAGAAGGAAAAGGTGAACCTTCCGGTGTGGTTTCAGGCGCTGGTGGCGGAGTTTTATCCGGACATGGAAGCGCGGGGCTTCGTGCTGGAGGCGCAGATTGAGGAGACTCCGCTCTTCGTTCTGCTGGACCAGGTGCACATGAACCGTGTGGTGACCAACCTCATCGGCAACGCGATGAAGTATAATCCGCCGGGGACCGTGCTGTATGTATCCTGCAGGAAAAAGGGAGACCGGGCGGAGGTCTGTATCGGGGACAGCGGGGCAGGGCTGCAGGAGGATGTCAGGGACCGTCTGTTCGATGAGTTTATCCGCCCTGCGGGCCCGGGGAAAGACGGAACGGGACTGGGCCTGGCCATCTGCCAAAAAATCATCGCGCTGCACGAGGGTACGATTGAGTTGGAAGCCCATGCGGACTATGCGACCTTGTTCCGGATCAGCCTGCCCTGCGGGAATTTTGACAACGGAAGATTACAAGTGTAG
- the bla gene encoding class A beta-lactamase gives MNPSHDRVLPVRLAVLLLCVMLLLLTGCMKGAAPAAAPPDAAVPADDEASAKQPFAQLESEYKARLGVYAVDTGTGRTIEYRPDERFAYASTFKALACGAVLKAKPLEGLEDRVTYTSGELVTYSPVTEKHVSTGMTLRELCDAAIRYSDNTAGNLLLKQLGGPKGFEAALKEAGDAVTKAERYETELNEAVPGDDRDTSTPRALASSLRAFTLGDALSADKRDVLTDWLRRNTTGGELIRAAVPEGWVVGDKTGAGSYGTRNDIAVIWPPDGAPPIVMAVLSSRDTKDAAYDNALIAKAAKAALDALKPPGNK, from the coding sequence ATGAATCCATCGCATGATCGTGTCCTACCCGTAAGGCTCGCTGTTCTTCTTCTTTGTGTTATGCTTCTTCTCTTGACAGGCTGCATGAAGGGGGCCGCACCGGCTGCTGCTCCTCCGGATGCGGCGGTTCCGGCGGATGACGAGGCTTCCGCCAAGCAGCCCTTTGCGCAGCTGGAGAGTGAGTACAAAGCCCGTCTCGGCGTATACGCGGTGGATACGGGTACAGGGCGGACCATAGAGTACCGGCCGGATGAACGATTCGCGTACGCATCCACCTTCAAAGCGCTGGCCTGCGGCGCGGTGCTGAAGGCGAAACCGTTGGAGGGACTCGAGGACCGCGTAACCTACACCAGCGGGGAGCTTGTGACCTATTCGCCGGTTACGGAGAAGCACGTAAGTACGGGAATGACCCTGAGAGAATTGTGTGATGCGGCCATCCGCTACAGCGATAATACGGCCGGGAACCTGCTGTTGAAGCAGCTGGGAGGGCCCAAAGGCTTCGAGGCTGCATTGAAGGAAGCCGGCGATGCCGTTACGAAAGCGGAGCGTTACGAGACTGAACTGAATGAAGCCGTACCCGGGGACGACCGGGATACGAGCACGCCCCGGGCGCTGGCAAGCTCACTGCGGGCCTTCACGCTGGGCGATGCGCTCTCCGCGGACAAGCGTGATGTCCTCACGGATTGGCTGCGGAGGAACACAACGGGGGGCGAGCTGATCCGGGCCGCTGTGCCCGAAGGCTGGGTGGTCGGCGATAAGACCGGGGCGGGCAGCTATGGAACGCGCAACGATATCGCAGTGATCTGGCCGCCGGATGGCGCTCCGCCGATCGTGATGGCGGTCTTATCGAGCCGCGATACCAAGGATGCGGCCTACGACAATGCCCTGATTGCCAAAGCAGCGAAAGCGGCGCTCGATGCTTTGAAGCCGCCGGGGAACAAGTGA
- a CDS encoding NAD(P)H-binding protein produces MDMKKAMVVGATGGTGAVITAELVKRGVPTTAFGRSRQKLEELAAQLGSPAHLSLAVGDAFKPDDVAAAAKDADVLFHCANVPYHEMESKLIPLGESIMEAANRLGLKVAAIDGIYPYGRRQMSRVTEDHPKQPHTKKGKVRLAFEQMIFSSRWNNVRPLIARLPDYYGPTANQASYLGGTLEAIAAGKPAFFIGSMTVPREYVYLPDAAIMVVELAGRDEAYGQNWNIPGSDIISGREIVRIAQQASGTKKPVIPLGRVGLSLLGLFVPVMKEVVEMLYLTEEPLRLSGDKYQRHIGTIPATRPADGIAATIRALQKSK; encoded by the coding sequence ATGGATATGAAAAAAGCAATGGTAGTGGGCGCAACGGGCGGAACGGGAGCCGTTATTACGGCGGAGCTGGTCAAACGGGGAGTACCGACAACAGCGTTCGGCCGTTCCCGTCAGAAGCTGGAGGAGCTCGCGGCTCAGCTGGGAAGCCCCGCGCACTTAAGCTTGGCGGTCGGCGACGCCTTCAAGCCGGATGATGTTGCGGCCGCTGCGAAAGATGCGGATGTGCTGTTCCACTGCGCGAATGTTCCTTACCACGAAATGGAGAGCAAATTGATTCCGCTCGGCGAATCCATCATGGAAGCGGCGAACCGGCTGGGCCTGAAAGTAGCTGCCATCGACGGAATCTATCCATACGGAAGAAGGCAGATGAGCCGAGTGACCGAGGACCACCCGAAACAGCCCCATACGAAGAAAGGAAAGGTCCGCCTTGCCTTTGAACAGATGATCTTCAGCAGCCGCTGGAACAACGTACGCCCCCTGATCGCCCGGCTGCCGGACTATTACGGACCGACCGCAAACCAAGCTTCCTATCTGGGCGGCACACTTGAAGCCATCGCCGCGGGCAAACCCGCCTTTTTCATCGGCAGTATGACGGTTCCCCGTGAGTATGTATATCTGCCGGACGCGGCCATTATGGTTGTCGAGCTTGCGGGACGCGACGAGGCGTACGGGCAGAACTGGAACATTCCCGGCTCGGATATCATTTCCGGGCGGGAGATCGTTCGGATCGCCCAGCAGGCCAGCGGAACGAAGAAACCCGTGATTCCGCTGGGCAGGGTCGGATTGTCGCTGCTCGGGCTGTTTGTCCCCGTCATGAAGGAAGTGGTCGAGATGCTATATTTAACGGAAGAGCCCCTGCGGCTTAGCGGAGACAAATATCAGCGCCACATCGGAACGATTCCGGCTACCAGGCCGGCGGACGGGATTGCAGCAACGATTCGTGCACTGCAGAAGAGCAAGTAA
- the blaI gene encoding penicillinase repressor BlaI codes for MPGQVPSISEAEWEVMNVLWERAPQTANEVIACLQERTDWKPKTTRTLLDRLVKKEVVGVDQNQKVYTFYPLYSQSECQLAEAQSFLKRIYGGTLKSMLVQFIEEQPMSEEEMKELHTILQEKSGTPKR; via the coding sequence ATGCCGGGCCAAGTACCCAGTATCTCGGAGGCGGAATGGGAAGTCATGAATGTGCTTTGGGAGAGGGCTCCGCAGACGGCGAACGAGGTCATTGCCTGCCTGCAGGAAAGAACGGATTGGAAGCCGAAGACCACCCGCACGCTCCTCGACCGCCTCGTCAAAAAAGAAGTGGTCGGTGTCGATCAAAACCAGAAGGTGTATACCTTTTATCCGTTATACTCCCAGAGTGAATGCCAGCTTGCGGAGGCGCAGTCGTTCCTCAAGCGCATCTACGGCGGTACCTTGAAGTCCATGCTGGTGCAGTTCATCGAAGAGCAGCCCATGTCCGAAGAGGAGATGAAGGAGCTGCATACGATTCTTCAGGAAAAGTCCGGAACCCCCAAGCGATAG
- a CDS encoding response regulator transcription factor: MKTILIIDDEQEIRELLGIYLKNLGYVTLEASNGAEALRIFSKEGADLIIADIMMPEMDGFELLRAMRSASNIPFLFISAKSDDMDKIYGLQLGADDYVGKPFNPLEVVSRVQALFRRVEAYRRQEGEECNCLDIGDLRLDEMGCRLYKHGVPVDMTSYEFRILALLMKNAGRVMTKAQLYEQVWGEEYIGDENLIMVYISKIREKIEANPRKPDYLTTIRGLGYRFEQSRSAGR, from the coding sequence ATGAAGACCATCCTGATTATTGACGACGAGCAGGAAATCCGGGAACTGCTCGGTATTTATCTCAAGAACCTGGGTTATGTCACACTGGAAGCATCGAATGGAGCCGAAGCGCTCCGGATCTTCAGCAAAGAAGGGGCCGACCTGATCATCGCCGATATTATGATGCCGGAGATGGATGGATTCGAGCTGCTCCGAGCGATGCGTTCCGCATCAAATATCCCGTTCCTTTTTATCTCCGCCAAGTCGGATGACATGGATAAAATCTACGGGCTTCAGCTGGGGGCGGACGACTATGTCGGCAAGCCTTTCAATCCGCTGGAAGTAGTCAGCCGGGTACAGGCGCTGTTCCGGCGGGTCGAAGCGTACCGGCGGCAGGAGGGGGAGGAGTGTAACTGCCTCGACATCGGAGATCTGCGGCTGGATGAGATGGGCTGCAGGCTCTATAAGCACGGGGTTCCGGTGGACATGACCTCCTATGAGTTCAGGATCCTCGCTCTGCTCATGAAGAACGCGGGCCGGGTGATGACGAAGGCGCAGCTCTACGAGCAGGTGTGGGGAGAAGAGTACATCGGAGATGAAAATTTGATTATGGTCTACATCAGCAAAATCCGTGAGAAGATTGAGGCGAATCCAAGGAAGCCGGATTATCTTACGACGATCAGGGGGCTCGGCTACCGTTTTGAACAAAGTAGATCAGCCGGCCGATAA